In one Thermodesulfobium acidiphilum genomic region, the following are encoded:
- the dsrO gene encoding sulfate reduction electron transfer complex DsrMKJOP subunit DsrO: MSYRSDFSLKEADDDANQERLSANFMSWLVKSIALGLGGLFALSILNSSDSADAAEKNNANLPTGPINNHRWMGWENPVLDDKDGWNDWDKLLNPKNLPVWYDNFHEIDKTKPKHHWVMVIDTRKCVGCQACVIACKSENNVPLGVFRTVVQVMETGSMESSPNGMVVTDDGNYEPNVKKFMLPRLCNHCDEPPCVEVCPVKATFKRQDGIVLVDYEKCIGCGTCIQACPYNMRFFNPVTKTADKCTLCVHRIDAGLEPACVTSCVGRARIFGDLNDPKSEVSRLISQYPTARLKMSQGTEPQVFYIDLNGNLEGNTSMDKVFMEYTYTIGFNTTAYKKLGGEVDLPKIEEHKNPFKEFEK, from the coding sequence GTGAGCTACCGCAGCGATTTTTCGTTAAAAGAAGCAGATGACGATGCTAACCAAGAACGTCTATCAGCTAATTTTATGTCTTGGTTGGTCAAAAGCATCGCATTGGGTCTGGGTGGTCTATTTGCTTTAAGTATACTCAATTCATCAGATAGCGCAGATGCTGCAGAAAAAAATAATGCTAATTTGCCTACCGGTCCAATTAATAATCACAGATGGATGGGATGGGAAAATCCCGTTCTTGATGACAAAGATGGCTGGAATGATTGGGATAAGTTATTAAATCCCAAAAATTTACCTGTTTGGTATGACAATTTTCACGAAATTGACAAAACTAAACCAAAACACCACTGGGTAATGGTAATTGATACTAGAAAGTGCGTGGGTTGCCAGGCCTGTGTAATTGCTTGTAAGAGTGAGAACAACGTCCCATTAGGGGTGTTCAGGACGGTTGTGCAAGTAATGGAAACTGGTTCAATGGAAAGCTCCCCAAACGGTATGGTTGTTACAGATGATGGAAACTATGAACCTAATGTTAAGAAATTTATGCTCCCTAGGCTTTGCAATCACTGTGATGAACCACCCTGTGTGGAGGTCTGTCCTGTAAAAGCAACTTTTAAGAGGCAAGACGGAATAGTTCTAGTAGACTATGAAAAGTGTATTGGGTGCGGCACTTGTATACAGGCATGTCCATATAATATGAGATTTTTTAATCCTGTTACAAAAACTGCTGATAAGTGTACTTTGTGCGTTCATAGAATTGATGCAGGTCTTGAGCCGGCATGCGTTACCAGCTGCGTGGGCAGGGCAAGAATTTTTGGTGATTTAAACGATCCAAAGAGCGAAGTGTCCAGGCTTATTAGCCAGTACCCTACTGCCAGATTAAAAATGTCTCAGGGGACAGAGCCTCAAGTCTTTTATATTGATCTGAACGGAAATCTTGAGGGTAATACGAGTATGGACAAGGTTTTTATGGAATATACATACACTATAGGTTTTAATACTACAGCTTATAAAAAGCTTGGCGGTGAAGTTGATTTGCCAAAAATTGAAGAGCACAAGAATCCGTTTAAAGAATTCGAAAAATAG
- the nrfD gene encoding NrfD/PsrC family molybdoenzyme membrane anchor subunit: MLGGQFLETAVWGLPIVIYPFLSGLMAGAFVIDSLAHLFGFKQFEPVAKLAATSSFAMVLIAALAPLVDSLQPAKAPLELYFRDHFPYSPLSVFIIIWTLYVILMFFEMYFDYRVENIEKSKLSGIRGSIARFLTFGNNNISKESLLKDRKALFIISVIGVPLAFAFHGYIGFVFGAIKARALWTSSVMMLMFITSAIVSGAALVTLLYVIGYSYYSKKNVVNIETLNALGIFMIFAIAFDLFLDFIDKLYSFRAYTEADVFHGWTLVYNAGGVLFFNYFVVQILLGLIIPLILLIFKPVRTSKLMMVIISIFVQVGVFAMRFNTVIGGQLLPKISQGTIIPEFPWLGFDGILSSIGLICLSIVIFFILGWLFGWEDSNKNGFENQTNSVDN, from the coding sequence ATGCTAGGAGGACAATTTTTAGAAACTGCAGTTTGGGGACTGCCAATAGTTATCTACCCATTTTTGTCGGGTTTGATGGCTGGGGCCTTTGTAATTGACTCTCTTGCCCACCTATTTGGGTTTAAACAGTTTGAGCCAGTTGCGAAGTTAGCTGCTACCTCAAGCTTTGCTATGGTTTTGATAGCTGCTCTTGCCCCATTGGTAGATAGTTTGCAACCAGCAAAAGCGCCATTGGAACTTTATTTTAGAGATCACTTTCCATATTCTCCACTGAGTGTGTTTATAATAATATGGACACTGTATGTAATATTAATGTTTTTTGAAATGTACTTTGACTATAGGGTCGAAAATATTGAGAAATCCAAGCTAAGCGGTATTAGGGGGTCTATAGCAAGGTTTTTGACTTTTGGCAACAATAATATTTCAAAAGAATCTCTGTTAAAAGACAGAAAGGCTCTTTTTATAATCTCTGTAATAGGCGTTCCTCTCGCATTCGCTTTTCACGGATACATTGGTTTTGTATTTGGCGCTATAAAAGCCAGGGCTTTGTGGACAAGTTCTGTTATGATGCTTATGTTTATAACCTCTGCCATTGTCTCAGGCGCAGCTCTTGTTACCTTGCTTTATGTCATTGGATATTCATATTACTCTAAGAAAAACGTTGTAAATATAGAAACGCTAAATGCCTTGGGAATATTTATGATATTTGCAATTGCATTTGATTTGTTTTTAGATTTTATTGATAAACTTTATTCATTTAGGGCATACACCGAAGCAGACGTATTCCACGGTTGGACTTTGGTTTATAATGCAGGTGGTGTTTTGTTCTTTAATTACTTTGTCGTTCAAATACTTCTTGGTCTAATAATACCGCTTATCTTGTTGATATTTAAACCCGTAAGGACGTCTAAGCTTATGATGGTAATAATCTCAATATTTGTTCAGGTAGGAGTTTTCGCAATGAGGTTCAATACAGTCATAGGCGGACAGCTACTGCCGAAGATTTCTCAAGGTACCATTATTCCTGAATTTCCATGGCTTGGTTTTGATGGAATATTATCTTCAATTGGCTTGATTTGTTTGTCAATAGTAATATTTTTTATCCTTGGATGGCTGTTTGGTTGGGAAGATTCGAATAAGAATGGCTTTGAAAATCAAACAAATTCAGTAGACAATTAA
- a CDS encoding molybdopterin-dependent oxidoreductase, translated as MNMNRRDFLKYLTFGVCAAGVGVGASQQDLPRYFGYDGKLIYPGRVENWPGVEVKFSTCKQCHSDCALMARVYKGTILKLDGSPYDIHDTEPQIKYSDSPKEAIMYVGSTFDTSKPYANGSHSLCARGQAGRQTVYDPYRIYKPLKRVGPRGSKKFKTISYEQLLDEIYNGGYLFKDVPGEENRFVEGFKQLWNDGKNRFVPANEQYPDFGPKTNQFVAYWGRAEGGQNNFITRFANAFGSVNALPHVAVCELTHHVATHSVVPSNMLKPDLPNCELVLVFGSNYYQANFPMQTLARRSAEATSSGKKVVYIDPTGGNQISHADFVPIKPGGDGAFAMGMIRWIIENKRYNEKYLEVPNFDAATKQGEPNFSNASYLVIVDKGNPNYGAFVDKGMVIDKQSGSPTKASDCTKANLWPTGYLSLEPVTVNGVQCMTAMQYLWQEVSSHSYDEYQKECGISKETFIKLADEFTSHGRKAVADMYRGAAMHANGYYNARAVMLLNVLIGNIDWKGGYINGAPSANYMNGPYDLTKWPNFVAPKGVKISREGSFYEKTSEYKKRSENGGNPFPAERPWFPFGFGIWHEIWGGTYFQYPYPVKILFQHMANPAWAQPGMGGADDESLMWIRMIKDLNKVPLFIASDIVIAESSSYADYIIPDATYLETWGMLPGFPTYPTSRISVRQPVIEPMTEKTKDGKPITMENFLIDLAIKIGLPGFGKNAFLDGSQLTIREEYYLKMLVNIAMDDKTLLKLDGNKIVKQGPVPDGDAYDMKSVEEYMKKYPNALKGNEWKKAAYVLARGGRYEDYDVGYLPFGEPEWVTHRLGNSKNVIKLYNETVALTHNAITGERFDGCVRLEPPKNMMGQPIYEIYSRKEYPFMLSTYKVPIHSKSRTISDPWLLELLPGNFLEISEVDAKKLKLDNGDTVRLISPSYSKGIVCRVRIKFALRPGVVTYSQAFGRWLYGSGEWYIDGKKYVGDPARNVGIHPNHLMLLDPSIAAKDGWTTVLQSDVAGGMVYYDTPVKIEKV; from the coding sequence ATGAACATGAATAGAAGAGATTTCTTAAAGTATTTGACATTTGGAGTTTGTGCTGCTGGAGTCGGTGTGGGAGCGAGTCAGCAAGATCTGCCTAGATATTTTGGGTATGATGGTAAGCTGATTTATCCGGGTCGAGTAGAGAATTGGCCAGGAGTTGAGGTAAAGTTCTCAACATGTAAACAGTGTCACAGCGATTGTGCTCTGATGGCAAGAGTGTATAAGGGTACAATATTAAAGTTAGACGGTAGCCCTTATGACATTCACGATACAGAACCTCAAATTAAATACTCTGATTCACCAAAAGAGGCTATTATGTATGTGGGTTCTACCTTTGACACATCTAAACCTTATGCAAACGGCTCGCACTCGCTGTGTGCAAGAGGACAGGCTGGCAGGCAGACTGTTTACGATCCTTATAGGATATACAAACCATTGAAAAGAGTTGGACCAAGGGGTTCAAAAAAATTTAAAACAATATCTTATGAACAATTGCTTGATGAAATTTACAATGGCGGCTATCTGTTTAAAGATGTCCCAGGTGAAGAGAATAGATTTGTGGAAGGTTTTAAACAGCTCTGGAACGATGGTAAAAATAGATTTGTGCCAGCAAATGAACAATATCCTGATTTTGGTCCAAAAACTAATCAATTTGTGGCCTATTGGGGTAGGGCTGAAGGCGGGCAAAATAACTTCATTACCAGGTTCGCAAATGCCTTTGGGTCTGTAAACGCCCTGCCTCACGTTGCTGTTTGTGAGCTGACGCACCATGTGGCGACCCATTCAGTAGTTCCCTCTAACATGCTAAAGCCTGATCTGCCAAATTGTGAGTTGGTTTTAGTTTTTGGCTCTAATTATTATCAGGCTAACTTTCCGATGCAAACTCTGGCAAGAAGATCTGCTGAGGCCACGTCAAGCGGGAAAAAGGTAGTATATATTGACCCAACAGGAGGTAATCAAATATCACATGCTGATTTTGTGCCTATAAAACCTGGCGGCGACGGTGCTTTTGCAATGGGGATGATTAGATGGATTATAGAAAATAAAAGGTATAACGAAAAATACTTAGAAGTTCCTAATTTTGATGCAGCCACAAAGCAGGGAGAACCAAACTTTTCTAATGCAAGTTATTTGGTCATAGTTGATAAGGGCAATCCAAATTATGGTGCTTTTGTAGACAAGGGTATGGTCATAGATAAACAATCTGGCTCTCCAACTAAGGCATCTGATTGCACGAAAGCTAACTTGTGGCCTACAGGATATTTGTCTCTTGAACCTGTGACGGTAAATGGTGTGCAGTGTATGACGGCTATGCAATATCTATGGCAAGAAGTTTCATCACACAGTTATGATGAATATCAAAAAGAATGCGGCATTTCAAAAGAGACCTTTATAAAACTTGCAGATGAATTTACTTCACATGGAAGAAAGGCTGTTGCTGATATGTATAGGGGTGCAGCAATGCATGCAAATGGCTATTACAATGCAAGGGCTGTCATGCTTCTAAATGTCCTGATAGGGAACATTGACTGGAAGGGAGGCTATATCAATGGCGCTCCTTCAGCAAATTATATGAATGGCCCATACGACCTTACGAAATGGCCGAATTTTGTTGCGCCAAAGGGCGTAAAAATTTCGAGAGAGGGCAGCTTTTACGAGAAAACGAGTGAATACAAGAAGAGGTCTGAAAATGGCGGCAATCCCTTTCCTGCTGAAAGACCATGGTTTCCATTCGGATTTGGGATATGGCATGAGATATGGGGTGGAACTTATTTCCAGTATCCATACCCTGTAAAGATACTCTTTCAGCACATGGCAAACCCTGCATGGGCACAGCCAGGTATGGGCGGAGCTGATGATGAGTCTTTGATGTGGATAAGGATGATAAAAGATTTAAATAAAGTACCATTGTTTATTGCAAGCGATATTGTCATAGCTGAGAGCTCTAGCTATGCCGATTACATAATTCCTGATGCAACGTATTTGGAAACATGGGGTATGCTGCCAGGATTTCCAACATATCCTACTTCAAGAATATCTGTAAGACAGCCTGTAATTGAGCCCATGACAGAGAAGACCAAAGATGGTAAGCCTATTACAATGGAAAACTTCTTAATAGATCTTGCGATAAAAATTGGTTTGCCAGGCTTTGGTAAGAACGCCTTTTTGGACGGTTCTCAGCTGACTATTCGTGAAGAGTATTATTTAAAGATGTTGGTAAACATAGCAATGGATGACAAGACCCTATTAAAGCTTGATGGTAACAAGATTGTAAAACAAGGACCCGTTCCTGATGGGGATGCCTATGATATGAAAAGCGTTGAAGAATATATGAAAAAATATCCAAATGCTTTGAAGGGAAATGAATGGAAAAAGGCTGCTTATGTATTAGCCAGAGGCGGACGCTATGAAGATTATGATGTTGGATATCTGCCATTTGGTGAACCCGAATGGGTAACACACAGGCTGGGCAACAGCAAAAATGTCATTAAACTCTACAACGAAACGGTCGCGCTTACACACAACGCTATTACTGGAGAACGATTCGATGGATGTGTGAGACTTGAGCCGCCAAAGAATATGATGGGACAGCCTATATATGAGATTTACTCAAGGAAAGAATATCCATTTATGCTTTCTACTTACAAGGTTCCTATACATTCAAAGTCGAGGACTATTTCAGATCCGTGGTTGTTAGAGCTGTTGCCTGGAAACTTCCTTGAGATAAGTGAGGTTGACGCAAAAAAATTAAAATTAGATAATGGAGATACCGTAAGACTGATCTCTCCTTCCTACTCAAAGGGTATTGTTTGCAGGGTGAGAATAAAATTTGCACTTAGGCCGGGAGTAGTTACTTATTCTCAAGCTTTTGGAAGATGGCTTTATGGTTCTGGAGAATGGTATATCGACGGTAAAAAATATGTTGGAGATCCGGCAAGAAATGTAGGCATTCATCCAAACCACTTGATGCTCTTAGATCCTTCTATAGCGGCAAAAGATGGATGGACCACGGTACTTCAAAGCGATGTTGCGGGCGGTATGGTTTATTATGATACTCCTGTAAAGATTGAAAAGGTATAA